One part of the Plasmodium brasilianum strain Bolivian I chromosome Unknown PB_00_02, whole genome shotgun sequence genome encodes these proteins:
- a CDS encoding uncharacterized protein (Plasmodium exported protein): MIIFFIRAFIFSCLIWIFKYSDELNICDKTRNKELNRNNILNIKYSRLLSSEIRASLEDKHKCLKEKIYDLKGKSTASFEKKPHALKLNNLFQEEDNESIYDDTYQEELNYFMPRKKPQKLGASNVKHNLKEKSPTLKHYNNIQNKKNLPKFLKKFNPENDSTLRHIYSCNKYNSLNYEDKIKDNKYYKQKYSKKLKIFVLLSYLISPISGGIILGLIFFLAGVPPPKQL; encoded by the exons atgatcatcttttttattagagcctttattttttcctgtcTAATATGGATATTCAAATATTCTGACGAG ttaaaTATCTGCGATAAAACTCGGAACAAGGAATTGAACAGaaataacatattaaatattaaatatagcaGATTGTTAAGCAGTGAAATAAGAGCATCGCTGGAAGATAAacataaatgtttaaaagaaaaaatatatgatttaaaaggaaaaagtactgcatcatttgaaaaaaaaccACATGCGTTAAAGCTAAATAACCTTTTTCAAGAAGAAGATAATGAATCAATATACGATGATACGTATCAAGAAGaattgaattattttatgccACGTAAAAAACCTCAAAAACTTGGAGCTTCTAACGTTAagcataatttaaaagaaaaatctcCTACATTAAagcattataataatattcagaacaaaaaaaacctacccaaatttttaaaaaaattcaacCCAGAGAATGATTCAACTTTACGCCATATTTACtcatgtaataaatataattctctTAATTATGAGGATAAAATTAaggataataaatattataagcaaaaatattcaaaaaaattaaaaatttttgtcctcctttcttatttaatatcACCGATATCCGGTGGAATAATTTTAggcttaatttttttccttgctGGTGTACCTCCTCCCAAACAATTATAA